One Sporomusaceae bacterium FL31 DNA window includes the following coding sequences:
- the rsmA gene encoding ribosomal RNA small subunit methyltransferase A: MQPTIAKRDVTKHILKTFNIHMSKKLGQNFLIDENIVNGIVRAADIHQGETVLEIGPGIGTLTQGLAEAGANVVAVELDSRLIEVLAKTLEGYDNIRVVHGDILKVNITAEVAAPRFKVVANLPYYITTPIIMGLLEQRLPVDSLVTMIQKEVAERMVASPGGKEYGALSVAVQYFTKPEIMFEVPPYSFIPSPAVDSAVIRCVVRDKPAVDVADERLFFRVVKAAFSQRRKTLNNAMKTMGVASEVIQQALAAAQIDGSRRGETLSLSEFAAIANAMAQK; this comes from the coding sequence ATGCAGCCAACAATTGCCAAAAGAGATGTAACAAAACATATCTTGAAGACTTTTAATATTCACATGAGCAAGAAATTGGGGCAGAATTTCCTGATTGACGAGAATATTGTCAATGGGATCGTTCGTGCCGCAGATATTCATCAAGGTGAGACTGTGCTTGAAATTGGTCCTGGTATTGGTACGCTGACTCAGGGACTGGCAGAGGCTGGAGCTAATGTTGTGGCTGTTGAATTGGACAGCCGCTTGATTGAAGTGCTGGCGAAGACACTTGAGGGCTATGACAATATCCGGGTAGTTCATGGTGATATCTTAAAAGTTAACATCACTGCTGAAGTCGCTGCCCCTAGATTCAAAGTAGTGGCGAACTTGCCTTATTATATTACGACTCCGATTATTATGGGTTTACTGGAGCAGCGTTTGCCGGTTGACAGCTTGGTGACCATGATTCAGAAAGAAGTTGCTGAACGTATGGTGGCCAGCCCAGGGGGAAAAGAGTATGGCGCATTATCGGTGGCTGTGCAGTATTTTACCAAGCCGGAAATTATGTTCGAAGTTCCACCTTATTCATTCATTCCATCGCCGGCAGTTGATTCGGCTGTCATTCGTTGTGTTGTTCGTGATAAGCCTGCAGTGGATGTCGCGGATGAAAGACTGTTTTTTAGGGTAGTCAAGGCGGCTTTCTCGCAGCGTCGGAAAACCTTGAATAATGCCATGAAAACCATGGGGGTTGCAAGTGAAGTGATTCAGCAAGCTTTGGCAGCCGCTCAAATCGATGGTTCGCGGCGTGGGGAAACCTTGTCACTTAGTGAATTTGCTGCAATTGCCAATGCAATGGCGCAGAAATAA
- the rnmV gene encoding ribonuclease M5, translated as MIKEVIVVEGKNDVQAVRRAVEAECIVTGGFNLAPYTMERIEQAYKKRGIIILTDPDSAGERIRKFLSKRFPEAKHAFIPREEATANDDVGVEQASEHSICMALAKVRYLEWQPGEEFKLSDMMAYGLSGTPDAAERRACLGAKLGIGYANAKTFLYRLNHYGVTRVEFDEAIQSLAKFEQEATQSCSQQLPKEM; from the coding sequence GTGATTAAAGAAGTTATTGTTGTGGAAGGAAAAAATGATGTACAAGCTGTTCGCCGGGCCGTGGAGGCTGAATGCATTGTAACAGGTGGTTTTAATCTGGCGCCATATACAATGGAACGAATTGAGCAGGCCTATAAAAAGCGCGGAATTATTATATTAACTGATCCTGATAGCGCAGGAGAAAGAATTCGCAAGTTTCTAAGCAAGCGCTTCCCTGAAGCCAAACATGCTTTTATCCCCAGAGAAGAGGCTACAGCCAACGATGATGTTGGTGTGGAGCAAGCGTCAGAACATTCTATCTGCATGGCCTTGGCAAAGGTCCGTTATCTCGAGTGGCAGCCAGGCGAAGAATTTAAGCTGTCAGACATGATGGCTTATGGCCTCAGTGGTACGCCTGATGCAGCAGAACGCAGAGCGTGTTTGGGTGCAAAGCTGGGGATTGGCTATGCCAATGCGAAAACATTCCTATATCGGCTTAATCATTATGGTGTAACCCGGGTTGAGTTTGATGAGGCTATCCAAAGTTTAGCAAAATTTGAGCAGGAGGCGACTCAGTCATGCAGCCAACAATTGCCAAAAGAGATGTAA